One window of the Manihot esculenta cultivar AM560-2 chromosome 14, M.esculenta_v8, whole genome shotgun sequence genome contains the following:
- the LOC110600220 gene encoding zinc finger CCCH domain-containing protein 13 isoform X2, with the protein MTIDDENSIYVGGLPYSATEDTVRRVFGPYGAIVAVKIINDHGTRGKCYGFVTFRNPRSVIDAINDMNGKTIDGRVVRVNGVTTRGGRSNFGRERFRHNIERGVDWDKGRDRERDYDRDRDRYGERYSDRSRERARSWDRDEDEERRYEAAHDHGQARDDFLDKDHSREIDLVGNEQEEGRNNSWNQERGRDLHWDQEREMDGTNDDHELVDKDKDPELGKHNDSRYNDQHSREMSSDTSDDYNDEVKERLERSIQRRDELKKEISEMEERLEEKQQLVSNLRKRTQKLEDALIAAKKRSSHNKVQLTKSLVDSTMIESDVADDVGMRDGVLIHGNA; encoded by the exons ATGACGATAGACGATGAAAACTCTATATACGTTGGGGGGCTTCCTTACAGTGCTACCGAGGACACCGTTCGCAGAGTATTCGGTCCCTACGGCGCCATCGTCGCCGTTAAG ATTATTAATGACCATGGGACAAGGGGAAAATGCTATGGCTTTGTTACTTTTAGAAATCCAAGGTCAGTCATTGATGCCATCAATGACATGAATGGCAAG ACTATTGATGGGCGAGTTGTCAGAGTAAATGGAGTGACAACTAGAGGGGGGAGATCAAATTTTGGTCGAGAACGATTTCGACATAATATAGAGAGGGGTGTGGACTGGGATAAGGGTAGAGATCGAGAAAGGGATTATGATCGTGACAGGGACAGGTATGGAGAACGGTATAGTGATAGGTCCAGAGAGCGTGCAAGGTCTTGGGACCGTGATGAAGATGAGGAAAGACGATATGAGGCTGCACATGATCATGGTCAGGCAAGGGATGATTTCTTGGATAAAGATCATAGCCGAGAGATAGACCTGGTTGGTAATGAACAAGAAGAAGGAAGGAACAACAGTTGGAATCAGGAAAGAGGTCGAGATTTACATTGGGATCAAGAAAGGGAGATGGATGGAACTAATGATGATCATGAACTTGTTGACAAGGATAAAGATCCAGAATTAGGGAAACACAATGA TTCTAGATATAATGATCAACATAGTAGGGAAATGTCTTCAGATACTAGTGATGATTACAATGATGAG GTAAAAGAAAGATTGGAGAGATCAATTCAGAGGCGTGATGAACTTAAAAAGGAG ATCTCTGAGATGGAAGAGAGGTTAGAAGAGAAACAGCAACTTGTTTCAAATTTGCGGAAAAGAACTCAG AAGCTGGAGGATGCTTTGATTGCTGCAAAGAAGCGCTCTTCACATAATAAGGTGCAATTGACCAAG TCTCTTGTTGATTCAACAATGATAGAAAGTGATGTGGCTGATGATGTTGGAATGAGGGATGGAGTTCTAATACACGGCAATGCTTGA
- the LOC110631049 gene encoding myb family transcription factor EFM, which translates to MASPSELTLDCRPQSYSMLLKSFGDQNDHTLKIEEFLSCLEEERLKIDAFKRELPLCMQLLTNAMETSRQQIQAYRANQGPRPVLEEFIPLKNHASETLDRSSNISDKANWMTTAQLWSQDSNETKPQTTLTTSPKETNIGFNVSPKLGLDTKQRNGGAFLPFSKERNLCPSPTLALASADQQEMENKKCLEIENGFSCSKRENSGKLGNNNGGAIVIEQTKGTGNSSSDGQATNTGTSNGADNTTTSTTTGSQTHRKARRCWSPDLHRRFVNALQMLGGSQVATPKQIRELMKVDGLTNDEVKSHLQKYRLHTRRPSPSPQAPGAPTPQLVVLGGIWVPPEYATAAAAAHSGAPTLYGTHPASHAPPPHFCAAPPVHQDFYTAAAATPSPQQPPHHHLHSTLHHQLHMYKATSQGHSSPESDVRGTGDRSESIEDGKSESSSWKAESGENGGERKSWLH; encoded by the exons ATGGCCTCTCCATCTGAGCTAACCCTGGATTGTAGACCTCAGAGCTATTCTATGCTATTGAAATCTTTTGGGGACCAGAATGATCACACTCTAAAGATTGAAGAGTTTCTCTCTTGCCTTGAGGAAGAAAGGCTAAAGATTGATGCATTCAAGCGCGAATTACCCCTTTGCATGCAACTTCTCACCAACG CTATGGAGACTTCAAGGCAGCAAATACAAGCCTATAGAGCAAATCAGGGGCCAAGGCCAGTGCTTGAAGAATTCATACCACTCAAAAACCATGCCTCTGAAACCTTGGATAGATCGTCAAACATCTCCGATAAGGCAAACTGGATGACTACAGCACAACTGTGGAGCCAAGACAGCAATGAAACCAAACCTCAAACCACATTAACCACTTCCCCTAAAGAAACTAATATAGGATTCAATGTTAGTCCCAAGCTGGGTTTAGACACCAAACAAAGAAATGGAGGAGCTTTCCTTCCATTCTCAAAAGAACGAAACTTGTGCCCAAGCCCAACTTTAGCTCTTGCTTCTGCTGATCAGCAAGAAATGGAAAACAAGAAATGTTTGGAAATTGAAAATGGGTTTTCTTGTTCAAAAAGAGAAAATTCTGGCAAGCTTGGCAATAATAATGGTGGGGCTATAGTAATTGAACAAACAAAAGGAACAGGTAATTCATCTTCAGATGGGCAAGCAACAAATACTGGGACAAGTAATGGTGCAGATAATACAACTACTAGCACTACAACGGGCAGCCAAACTCATAGGAAGGCAAGGAGGTGCTGGTCCCCGGACTTGCACCGGAGATTCGTGAATGCTCTGCAAATGCTTGGCGGTTCTCAAG TGGCCACACCAAAACAAATCAGAGAGCTCATGAAGGTTGATGGATTGACAAATGATGAAGTTAAAAGCCATCTGCAG AAATATAGGCTGCACACAAGGAGACCTAGTCCAAGCCCACAAGCACCTGGAGCCCCAACACCTCAGCTCGTCGTTCTAGGAGGCATATGGGTCCCACCGGAGTATGCCACAGCAGCTGCAGCAGCTCACAGCGGGGCCCCTACCCTCTATGGTACACACCCAGCTTCCCATGCACCGCCGCCTCACTTTTGTGCCGCACCACCTGTGCACCAAGACTTTTATACTGCAGCAGCAGCAACTCCATCGCCGCAGCAGCCTCCACACCACCACCTGCACAGCACACTACATCACCAACTCCATATGTATAAGGCCACATCACAGGGTCATAGCTCCCCGGAGTCCGACGTAAGGGGAACTGGAGACAGGTCTGAAAGCATTGAAGATGGCAAGTCAGAGAGCAGCAGCTGGAAGGCTGAAAGTGGCGAGAATGGCGGAGAAAGAAAAAGTTGGCTGCATTga
- the LOC110600220 gene encoding zinc finger CCCH domain-containing protein 25 isoform X1, giving the protein MTIDDENSIYVGGLPYSATEDTVRRVFGPYGAIVAVKIINDHGTRGKCYGFVTFRNPRSVIDAINDMNGKTIDGRVVRVNGVTTRGGRSNFGRERFRHNIERGVDWDKGRDRERDYDRDRDRYGERYSDRSRERARSWDRDEDEERRYEAAHDHGQARDDFLDKDHSREIDLVGNEQEEGRNNSWNQERGRDLHWDQEREMDGTNDDHELVDKDKDPELGKHNDSRYNDQHSREMSSDTSDDYNDEVKERLERSIQRRDELKKEISEMEERLEEKQQLVSNLRKRTQKLEDALIAAKKRSSHNKVQLTKLHKSFLQVKEYSERLKSCEQELQSLVDSTMIESDVADDVGMRDGVLIHGNA; this is encoded by the exons ATGACGATAGACGATGAAAACTCTATATACGTTGGGGGGCTTCCTTACAGTGCTACCGAGGACACCGTTCGCAGAGTATTCGGTCCCTACGGCGCCATCGTCGCCGTTAAG ATTATTAATGACCATGGGACAAGGGGAAAATGCTATGGCTTTGTTACTTTTAGAAATCCAAGGTCAGTCATTGATGCCATCAATGACATGAATGGCAAG ACTATTGATGGGCGAGTTGTCAGAGTAAATGGAGTGACAACTAGAGGGGGGAGATCAAATTTTGGTCGAGAACGATTTCGACATAATATAGAGAGGGGTGTGGACTGGGATAAGGGTAGAGATCGAGAAAGGGATTATGATCGTGACAGGGACAGGTATGGAGAACGGTATAGTGATAGGTCCAGAGAGCGTGCAAGGTCTTGGGACCGTGATGAAGATGAGGAAAGACGATATGAGGCTGCACATGATCATGGTCAGGCAAGGGATGATTTCTTGGATAAAGATCATAGCCGAGAGATAGACCTGGTTGGTAATGAACAAGAAGAAGGAAGGAACAACAGTTGGAATCAGGAAAGAGGTCGAGATTTACATTGGGATCAAGAAAGGGAGATGGATGGAACTAATGATGATCATGAACTTGTTGACAAGGATAAAGATCCAGAATTAGGGAAACACAATGA TTCTAGATATAATGATCAACATAGTAGGGAAATGTCTTCAGATACTAGTGATGATTACAATGATGAG GTAAAAGAAAGATTGGAGAGATCAATTCAGAGGCGTGATGAACTTAAAAAGGAG ATCTCTGAGATGGAAGAGAGGTTAGAAGAGAAACAGCAACTTGTTTCAAATTTGCGGAAAAGAACTCAG AAGCTGGAGGATGCTTTGATTGCTGCAAAGAAGCGCTCTTCACATAATAAGGTGCAATTGACCAAG CTGCATAAAAGTTTTCTGCAAGTGAAAGAATACTCTGAAAGACTTAAGAGTTGTGAACAGGAACTTCAG TCTCTTGTTGATTCAACAATGATAGAAAGTGATGTGGCTGATGATGTTGGAATGAGGGATGGAGTTCTAATACACGGCAATGCTTGA
- the LOC110600504 gene encoding pentatricopeptide repeat-containing protein At5g55740, chloroplastic, giving the protein MGRRYPRLKHENGAQIQLNLDNGDSIATFTYFLSCFSLCMGSLPFHTSPNPNFSLSKSSNSHKFSQTHVSKLQFQRFSPHKSYVHLISSLCKQGQIQAALDLLTQMELQSLLIGPQVYGELLQGCVYERDLYTGQQIHARIIKNGDFFSRNEYIETKLLVFYAKCDCFEIANSLFGRLRVKNVFSWAAITGLHCRMGFHEDALMCFCEMIDIGLSADNFVVPNALKACGALHWINFGRGVHGYALKLGLDRCVFVSSSLVDMYGKCGFLEDARQVFENMPQKNVVTWNSMIVGYVQNGFHQEAIEVFYDMRLEDVEQSRVTLSGFLSAAANLGAIEEGKQGHAIAIIGGFELDNILGSSILNFYSKVGLIEDAELVFSRMVEKDVVSWNLLISCFVHCEQIERAVDMCHLMRLENMKFDSVTIASILSACANTKNIKLGKEGHCYSIRNNLESDAIVASGITHMYVKCERISDARVVFNSTINKDLTLWNTLLTSYAELGLVGETLRLFYQMQLESVPPNVTSWNALILGFIRNGQINKAKDTFSEMQAVGVHPNLTTLTMLISGLVDNGFRNEALTVFQKMQEYGIRPNVVSIINTISACTDVAMLQYGRAIHGYILRHDLWLQMPIANALVDMYVKCGNINKAKRVFDMILNKASPIYNGNDRFLSLAHHALEV; this is encoded by the coding sequence ATGGGCCGACGGTATCCAAGATTGAAACATGAGAATGGGGCCCAAATTCAGTTAAACTTGGATAACGGGGACTCCATCGCCACATTCACTTACTTTCTCTCCTGTTTCTCTCTATGCATGGGGTCTCTTCCCTTCCACACCTCACCAAACCCAAATTTCTCTCTCTCCAAATCCTCTAACTCTCATAAATTTTCGCAAACCCATGTCTCCAAACTTCAATTTCAACGATTTTCTCCCCATAAATCTTACGTCCACCTCATTTCTTCTTTATGCAAACAAGGCCAAATTCAAGCAGCTTTGGACCTGCTTACACAGATGGAGCTTCAAAGTCTACTGATTGGACCCCAAGTCTATGGTGAGCTACTTCAGGGATGCGTATACGAGCGAGATCTTTACACCGGTCAGCAAATTCACGCTCGAATTATTAAAAatggtgattttttttcaaggaATGAGTATATAGAGACaaaattattagttttttaTGCGAAATGCGATTGTTTCGAGATTGCAAATAGTTTGTTCGGTAGATTGCGAGTGAAGAACGTGTTTTCTTGGGCTGCTATAACTGGTTTGCATTGTAGAATGGGTTTTCATGAAGATGCTTTAATGTGTTTCTGTGAAATGATAGATATTGGCCTTTCGGCTGACAATTTTGTGGTGCCTAATGCGTTAAAGGCTTGCGGCGCATTGCATTGGATTAATTTTGGAAGAGGAGTACATGGTTATGCGCTGAAGTTGGGTCTGGATAGGTGTGTTTTTGTCTCTAGTAGTTTGGTAGATATGTACGGAAAATGTGGATTTTTAGAGGATGCAAGGCAAGTGTTTGAGAATATGCCTCAAAAGAATGTGGTAACATGGAATTCGATGATCGTGGGTTATGTTCAAAATGGGTTCCATCAGGAAGCAATTGAAGTGTTTTATGATATGAGGTTGGAAGACGTTGAGCAGAGCCGAGTTACTTTATCGGGTTTTCTTTCTGCTGCAGCTAATTTAGGTGCAATTGAAGAGGGTAAGCAAGGGCATGCTATtgccatcataggtggatttgAATTGGATAATATCTTGGGTAGTTCAATTCTGAACTTCTATTCTAAGGTTGGGTTGATTGaggatgctgagttggtttttAGTAGGATGGTTGAAAAAGATGTCGTGTCATGGAATTTGCTCATTTCTTGTTTTGTTCATTGTGAGCAAATTGAAAGGGCAGTTGATATGTGTCATCTGATGAGATTAGAGAATATGAAATTCGACTCAGTGACCATTGCCTCCATATTATCTGCCTGTGCTAAtacaaaaaacataaaacttggTAAAGAGGGGCACTGTTATTCTATTCGAAACAATCTTGAATCTGATGCAATAGTTGCAAGTGGCATCACACACATGTATGTAAAATGTGAGAGAATCAGTGATGCAAGGGTAGTTTTCAACTCTACAATAAACAAAGATCTTACGTTGTGGAATACATTATTGACATCTTATGCTGAACTGGGTCTAGTTGGGGAGACCTTGAGGCTTTTCTATCAGATGCAGTTGGAGAGTGTGCCACCAAACGTGACATCTTGGAATGCTTTGATTTTGGGATTTATCCGAAACGGCCAGATCAACAAGGCGAAAGATACGTTCTCAGAGATGCAGGCTGTTGGTGTCCATCCTAACCTGACTACTCTGACTATGCTTATATCTGGACTTGTTGATAATGGTTTTCGCAATGAAGCACTTACTGTATTCCAGAAAATGCAAGAATATGGGATAAGGCCCAATGTTGTAAGCATCATTAATACAATCTCAGCTTGCACAGATGTGGCAATGTTGCAGTATGGAAGAGCTATTCATGGCTATATTTTAAGGCATGACCTCTGGTTGCAAATGCCAATAGCAAATGCTTTGGTGGATATGTATGTTAAATGTGGAAATATAAACAAGGCCAAAAGGGTGTTTGATATGATTTTAAACAAGGCTTCACCCATATATAATGGAAATGATCGCTTCCTATCACTAGCACATCACGCGTTGGAGGTGTAA